Genomic DNA from Pelosinus sp. UFO1:
TATTATAACTATATTATATGGTTTTGAATATGATATAAATCATATAATATTTACATTTGGTATATTATGATTGTAATTATTGTAGCAGCAAAAGTCAATAAATAGTATTAATAAATAATTGATATCATTTATTGTTCATTTTGTTCACAAGAAAAGACCGCCTGAACATAACGAACTAAGTTATGCCCAGGCGGTCGGCTTATATCTAGATACAGTCCCTTGTGGTTATTCCACGATCCGCCAGTTCTGCATCTGTTTTATTATATTATTTCAAAGGTATGATCTTTCTTATGTAACAAATTCTATAGCTTTCTTTTTCTCTTGTCAATAAGAATTTATTGGTAGAGTAGAAGATTGTTAAGGGAGCTTAAATTTCACATAAAAGGTGGTTCCAAGAGGGCTAGTGTCAAAAACTATCTCTGCTTGGTGTCTCGCAGCAATATTATAGCAGATAGCCAAACCTAAACCTAGCTGATCTTCCTTAGTTGTGAAGAAAGGGGTAGCTAGTTTGTCCAAATCTTCAGGAGAAATTCCTATTCCTTGATCTTTAATAGCGAGAACGATCCTGTTCTGTTCCACATACGTACGAATTACTAATTCAGTCCGAGGGAACATGGCTTCAAGACCATTTCGGGCTATGTTGAGAATAAGCTGGCTTATTTCTTTATCATCCATTTCAAAATCTGGAATGGATTCAAGCTGAGTAGAAATTTTTTTATTTGCAATAATTGCGTCTGCCTGTAATAGGGGGAGTAAGGAGCTGATAAGGGTATTCAAATTGTGTGATTCTAAGGTTAAAGACTTATTTTTGGCTAAGGATATAAATTTACTAATAATTCGATTTGCATCGTCAATTTCAGTAACCATAAGTTCCACTAATTCTTTATAATTTTGAAAAGCGCTTTTTTTCGAGAACATTTGTAAAAAACCACGTACCGTAGTCATAGGATTGCGAATTTCATGACCGATACTGGCAGCCATCTCTCCAACTAAGTGTAAGCGATCGAATCGAGTCAAATGTTGCTGCATTTGTTTAAGTTCACTAATATCACGGATTATCAAGACGAAATCATTTTCGTTGCTCGCTGTAATTCTACCTTCACAATAATAAGTAATTGAATTTACTGTAGTTTGAAATTCAAAAAATTGCATAGTATTTGTAGTTACTGCCTGATCAAAGTAATGCATAATTTTTGAGGCTATTAAGGGCAGTACATCCTTAATGTTTCTATTTTGAAGATTGATAGGGGGGAAGAAGGGAAATGTATTTTTCGACTCTTGATAATCCAGGATAAAACCATTCCTGTCTAACACAAATAAGGTATCAGGTATTGAATTGAGTAGAATTTGCGTACGATCTTGATTTTTCTTTAATGATTGCTCAGCTTTCTTTAAGTCTGTGATATTGCGAAGGGTACATAGTACATATTCAACAGAACCATCGGCTCCAAGCTCTGGAACTAACAGGGCATGATAATACATTGTTCTTTTATGTAAAGTTTTAAAATCAGACTGAAAACTTAGACTTTTTTTAGATTTAAAAACTTTGTTAATTTCAGTTTTCCATAGTTGATAATAATGAGAAGAAAGACCAAGGTCTGAGAGTTTGGTGCCAATCAGATTTTCGGCTAGTATACCCGTGATAATTTTAATTGCGGGATTTGCATAGATAAAGCAGAGGTTCCTGTCAAAACGAATGATAGCATCGGGAGAATTTTCAGCGAGAGATTTGAAGTCGTGTACACGTTGCCAGGGTGGAATCGGTTCTTCTATAGAAAATTTTCGCGGAGAATCATTCATAAAAAAACGTACCCCCATATACAAATAATATTTGAAATCCTTTGAAAGATTATTTGTAGCATAGCATTCGTCAAAGATAGATAGTTTCCCTTTAGATAATTTGTCGAAAAAACAGGAATGTAAAAAAATATACTATATTACTGTTATATCCAGTATGATATACAGTAACAAATTGGTAGCTTTACTTTACCGTAATTTTAAAGAAGGGAAAAAGGCACTTAAAAAAGAATAAATATTATATACAAGTTATATAAAGTATTATGCAAAAAGAAATAAATTCACAAAGGGGTTTTATAAATGCTCAAAATAGTGAAAAGATTTTTCCAAGAAGAGCATGGCTTAAATCAACGGGCAAGGGAAATATTACGGTATATTGGCCCTGGAATACTAGTAACAGTAGGATTTATTGATCCAGGGAATTGGGCTGCTAATATGGCGGCAGGGGCCGAATATGGATATAAATTGTTGTGGATGGTGACGCTGTCTACAATTATGCTAATTGTATTACAGCATAATGTGGCCCATCTAGGGATTGTCACAGGGCGTTGTTTATCCGAAGCAGCCACAGAATATTTGCGGCCCTTAGTCTCACGGACCGTACTCTTATCTGCAGTAACGGCTTCTGTTGCGACAGGTCTAGCAGAAATACTGGGTGCAGCGATTGCTTTAAATATGTTATTTCATATTCCCTTAAAGGTGGGCGCTATATTTACGGCTTTAGGATGTGGCTGGATGTTGTGGGCCAATTCCTATAAGCGATTAGAAAAATGGATTATGGGTTTTGTATCGATTATTGGATTAGCATTTTTATTTGAGCTTAGTTTGGTGAATATCAATTGGCCTGAGGCTGCTATTGGCTGGGTTTCTCCTGTCATTCCCGAAGGAGCTATGCTTGTAGTGATGAGTGTGCTCGGGGCAGTGGTAATGCCACACAATTTATTTTTACATTCCGAAATTATTCAAAGTAGGCAATGGAATTTGGAAGATGAAGCTGTCATTCAAAAACAGCTTAAATACGAGTTTGCAGATACTTTGTTTTCAATGTGTATTGGTTGGGCAATTAATAGTGCCATGATTTTAATAGCCGCAGCTGTGTTTTTTAGCAATCAGGTACAAGTCGAAGAATTGGAACAAGCTGAAATTATGCTTCGTCCCTTACTTGGAAATGCCGCAGCAGTTGTTTTTGCCATAGCACTATTATTTTCTGGTATTTCTTCTACGATTACAGCCGGTATGGCTGGTGGAAGTATTTTTGCTGGTATGTTTAGTGAGCCATATGACGTTAAGGATCGCCATTCCTGGATGGGAGTAGCTCTTACTTATGGTTTGTCAGTACTTTTAATTCTTTTTATTGAGAACCCTTTCCAGGGGTTGGTTTATTCACAGATGTTTCTCAGTGTTCAACTGCCGTGGACAATATTTTTACAAATTTATTTAACATCGTCAAAGCAAGTCATGGGCAAGTATGCCAATACAGGTTTGCAACAAATTATGTTATGGGCAATTGGTATTATTGTTTCCGTATTAAATATGATGTTGTTATGGGATTTCATTAAGTAACCCAGGTGCTATATTTTATATCTTGCATTTACAAATTGAATTTGCTACAATGTATCCATAATAATCATTTTTGAGAATGATTATCTCCGGGGCTGAAATTAAATAAATTGAAACATCTTCAGGGCAGGGTTTAATTCCCGACCGGTGGTAAGCAGTGGATTCTGCAAGCCCACGAACCGCAAGGTTGATTTGGTGTAATTCCAAAGCCGACAGTATAGTCTGGATGAAAGAAGATATACTAGCACATGATTAGATGTGTTTCCTTGTGCTACTAACTTCCCGAAGATATTTCGGGAAGTTTTTGTTTCTATGATTAAGGAGGAATCTGTGTGGTTTACAATACACGTTATATAACAAAGGTAGGAATCTTATCTGCAATTGCTGTCATTTTGATGTTTTTTGAGGTGCCGTTACCTATGATGCCAAGTTTTCTAAAATTGGATGCCAGTGAACTGCCTGCTATCCTTGGTGCTTTCCTATTAGGACCAATCGCTGGTGTTGGCATTGAGTTGATCAAGAACCTAATACATGGGGCAAATAGCCAAACGATGGGGATTGGGGAAGTTGCTAATTTTCTGGTAGGCGTATCATTTATTCTTCCGGCAAGCTGCTTATACCAGAGATATAGTAGTCGTAACGGGGCTATTATAGCTCTAGGCGTTGGAACAATTTCTATGATGTTTTCCGCTTCTTTATTAAATTATTTTATACTATTACCTCTTTATCAGGCAGTATTGCATTTTCCTCTTGAGCAAATTATATCCTTGGGGACAGTAGCCAATCCTCAGGTTGTGGATTTAAAATCTTTCATCACCATGGCCATTGCACCATTTAATCTGATAAAGGGAATTGTCATATCTATTTTTACCATGATGATTTATAAAAAAATCTTTCCCGTTTTATGTGAAAGATAAGAGATAGTGAAAGAGGCTACTCCAATACAAGGAGTAGCCTCTTTCACTATTCTAAAAAGTGCTCTTTTCTCTGTGTCCTCTGCTTCTTTGCGGTTTAAAAGATGTCAAACAATTATTATAGTTGTTTGGTACTTGGTAGTGTAAAACCTCTGCCCATGACTTCGACGGCATCTTGCACAATCATAAAGGCGTTAGGGTCTGATTCTTGTACAAGAAGTTTTATCTGACCAATTTGCGTAAGAGTTACAACAACAAAGATGACCTGTTTGTCTTGTCTTGTGAAAGCTCCTTCTCCACGAAGGATGGTAGCGCCGCGACCAACTTCTTTCAAAATCGCTTTTAAGATTTCATCAGTTTTATAAGAAACAATATAAACCGTTTTCTTGCGATTGATCCCTTCCACGACATTATCCGTAATGTTAGCGGCAATAAACATAGAGATTAATGTTAAAATGGCCAACTTGATGCCGAAGAGGATGGCAGCAATCAGCATAATCACACAATTAATGGAAAAGGAAGCAGCGCCAACATTCATAGAATAATACTTTTTGATAATGCTGGAGACGATATCAAGTCCTCCACCACTTCCGTTGGCTTTAAAAATCAGGCCAGAACCAATTCCTGTAATAATGCCACCGGTGATTGCTGAAAGAATCGGATCATCTACCACAGTGAAGTTTGCCAAGTAGCCTGTTGCATCGACAAAAAAGGAAAATAGGGCTGTTCCATAAAGGGTCTTTATAGTGTACTCTTTTCCCAAAAGACGATAAGCAGCATAAACAAGTGGAATATTCATTACAAGAATTTGCACGCCGATGGGGAATTTAAATAAATAATAAAGAATAATGGCGATGCCACTAACTCCACCACTCAAAAGATGGTGGGGGACGAGAAAACTATTAATAGCTACAGCGCTTAGCAGGCAGCCAACACCAACCGAGAGATATTGATAAATTTTATAGCGCATCTGTTCCTCCTATAGAAGTTTAATTAAGTAGTATCAATAGCAATCTTCAGGAATTGGCTATAGGGGGGAGTCGTTACGTAGGAAGTAGACGATCCTTATATCCGATTCCTGAAGAAATTTTACTGATATTTATTTACTCCCTGAAGTAGGGATGATTTTTACTATAGTTTGTTAATGAATCCTTGAATGAAAGGGTATTGATAGCTTTCCCCGTTGAATGCCTTAACAGCTGCCATAATAGAGGTTACGATGAGGATTAGCCACAAAATACCTACTATGGGGAGTAATAAGACTCCAATCAGGAGTGTACATAGCAGTCCCACAAGGCAAGAAGTAACTAATATGGCCAAATGAGCCACCAAAGATTGCTTAGCATGCTCGTAAACAAAAGGATCATTCTTTTTTAATAAAAAAATGACTAAAGGTGCAATAATAAAACCCAGACCGCCTAAAAAATAGGATATATGAGCGAGGATGGCTAGCAATTTTTGCTCTCCTGTAATTCCATTCATAAAAACACCTCCTAAGTATATTTTATAGTAGGTTGGTTCTTTTGTATATCCTATTCATAAAGATTGAAAATCACACTATAATAAAACCTTGTTTTTGAAATGCAGTTTATGATATTATCAAGAGGAACATTTATAGCAGAGGTTTTCTTTAGGTGGTATCGTAATGAACCATACTATAAAAAAGGAATCTTCAGCTGTGAAGGATCAATATAGCTATATGTTAATACTGGTATTATATCCGCTTAGATCTATGATGGACTGAGACGGGAGGTTACATAGGAAAAGTATGCCTTTCGGACAAGTGCCGGAAGGCTTTTTTTATATTCTTTTCCTAGGGCGTTTATTAGTATGTTATTAAGAGAGTACATCTATCATACTTTTTCTCAGAAGTAGGATCGGGAATTGATTGTTATCTATACTATTAAATCGGCTTATATAGTGGATAAAAAGGAGAAGCAGCATGAACAAGCCAAAGGTGCTAATCGTCGGAGCTGGTAAAGTAGGCAGTGTGTTGGCCCGAGCCTTATATAGTCAGGGTTATGAATTAGTAGGAATCGCTAGCCGTACTTTAGATTCGGCCCGTGAATTGGCTAAACAGTTTGGTGTAAAAGCAGGGACAGAAGCAGTAGATTTTACGAAAGAGGCGAATATTGTCTTACTTACAACTCCTGATCGCTATATTGGTAAAGTAGTAGAGGAACTGGCTAAGAAAAGTGGCTTTAGGCCAGGACAAGTTGTTATCCATACTTCAGGCTGCCTGCCTACCGAAATATTGAAACCTGCTAGAGAGCAGGGAGCTTTCATTGGCTGTATGCATCCCCTTCAGTCGTTTGCCAATAAAGAACTATCTATAGAAGCTTTATCTGGTGTGTATTTTGCACTGAGCGGACATGATGAGGTGATAGTAGCAGGAAAAAAAATAGTCGAGGATTTAGGCGGAAACGGTTTTGTTATGTTGGATAAGGACCGGGCACTATATCATGCTGGGGCCTGTATTGTATCGAATTATACAGTTTCGTTGATACATTGGGCGAGTCAACTATATAGTAGTTTTGGTTTATCTAGAGAAGAGGCTTCAAAAGCCTTATTGCCCTTATTGCAGGGCACAGTGAATCAAATAAAAGAACTTGGTCCTACGGAGGCCTTAACAGGACCTATTAGTCGAGGGGATAGTATTACCATAGAGGCTCATCTACAGGTTTTAGAAAATGATGAGGAAAAGAAGTTGTATCAAAATCTTGGATTATATACTCTAGGGGTTGCTTTAGAAAAAGGAACAATAGATCAAATGCAGTCAAATAGCATGACAGAATTATTGAAAATGAAACTAAAGGAGAAAGAAGATGAGCAGCAATAAACGTATTACAACAACGGTGATTCAAGAGAGAAAGGTTGCTGGTAAAGCAATAACCATGCTGACAGCATATGATTTTTCTATGGCGAAATTTTTAGATGACGCTGAAGTAGATATGTTGTTAGTTGGTGACTCTTTAGGCAATGTAGTATTAGGGTATGATTCTACACTCCCTGTTACGATGGAAGATATGATTCATCATGGGAAAGCTGTGTGCCGAGGGGCAAAAAGGGCAATGGTGGTTGTGGATATGCCTTTTATGTCGTATCAAGTTTCAACAGAGCAGGCCGTGACAAATGCAGGGAGAATCATGAAGGAAACAGGGGCTCAAGCTGTTAAATTGGAGGGGGGGCAAGAGGTTGCTGATGCGGTAAAAGCCATTGTCAGAGCTGGTATCCCTGTGGTAGGACATTTAGGACTAACCCCCCAATCGGTTCATAGTTTAGGTGGGTTTAAAGTGCAAGGCAAAGAAGAAAAAGGTGCACAAAAATTGTTAGATGATGCGAAACGCTTGGAAGAGAGCGGGGCTTTTGCAGTGGTATTAGAGTGTGTGCCTGCATTGTTAGCACAAAAGGTTACCGATTCCATTGTGATACCAACCATTGGTATTGGTGCAGGGGTATATTGTGATGGACAAGTATTGGTTACCAATGATTTATTAGGTCTTTTCCCTGGTTTTACTCCGAAATTTGCGAAACAATATACCAACCTTCATATTCAGCTGGCTCAGGCAATCGCCGAATACAGAAAAGAGGTAGAAGAAAGAGCCTTTCCTGGCGCAGAGCATAGTTTTAAAATTTCGGATGAAGTATTGGAAAAATTGTACTAATAGAAGGGGGACATTCAGATGAAAATAATTTCAGACATACAGGAGATGCAATTCTTTGTTAGGCAGGCAAAAGAGAAAGGGATGAGTATTGGACTAGTACCAACTATGGGGTCCCTGCATGAGGGGCATCTCACCTTAATGCGTCAAGCAAAGAAAAGTTGCGATATAGTTGTAGCAAGTATCTTCGTCAATCCAACGCAATTTGGTCCTACGGAAGATTTTGCTAAGTATCCTCGGGATTTATCTGGTGATAGCCAGCAGGCTGCTAAAGCTGGTGTAGATGTCATCTTTCATCCTCAGCCAGAGGAGATGTATCCAGCAGGATATAGCAGTTTTATTGAGATTAATGGTATTACTCAGAAATTATGTGGTTTATCACGACCAGGTCATTTTCGTGGCGTAGCTACCGTTGTAACTAAATTATTCAATATTATTCAGCCGGATAAAGCTTTCTTTGGCCAAAAAGATGCCCAACAGGTGTTGGTACTTAAGCGTATGGTGGCTGATTTGAATATGAGCGTTACTTTGGAAGTAGTGCCTATTGTACGGGAGGAGGATGGTTTAGCCATGAGCTCTCGTAATGCTTTCTTATCTCCTGAGGAGCGTAAGGCTGCCTTGGTTTTATCGCAAAGTCTACAGCTTGCGCAAAAGCTGGTTGATCAAGGGCAAGTCAATGCTCGGAACATTAAGGAGCAGGTAATACTTAAAATTCAAAAAGAAAAATTAGCGCAAATCGACTATGTAGAAGTATATAGCTATCCCCAATTAGAAAACCTGGATGTTATAAGGGACAAAGCTCTTCTTGCTTTAGCTGTCCGGATTGGGAATACTCGTTTAATTGATAATACAATTTTGGAGGGATAATATTATGTTTATTACTTGTTTAAAAGCAAAACTTCATTGTGCCACGGTGACAGAGGCCAATCTTAATTACATGGGTAGCATTACAATCGACGAAAGCTTATTAAAAGCTTCAGGGATTCTACCTAATGAAAAAGTGCAAATTGTTAACAATAATAATGGGAACCGTTTTGAAACCTATGTAATTACAGGAGCAAAAGATTCAGGTGTTATTTGTTTAAATGGGGCAGCGGCTCGTTTAGTGCAGCCTGGTGATAAGGTCATTATCATTGCCTATGCTATGATGACTAACGAAGAGGCAAAAGACTTTACTCCTACGGTGGTAATGGTGGATGAAAAAAATCAAGTGAAGGAAATTCGTTCTAAGGAAACTCATGGTCAGATAGAATAACAAAGGAAAGACAATACTAAATAAAGAATAGAGTAAAATACCTTAAAAAGGTAGGAATCTGGGAGGATCGATAAGGGGGACAAAAAATTGATTTACGGACAACTAAAAAACTTGGAACAAGAGAAATCTGCATTTTCACCTGTGTTGCAAAAAGCGCTGTTGTATTTAAAAAATACAGATTTAGCAAAGTTAACAATTGGACGACATGATATTGAAGGGGACACTATATTTGCTTTAGTTTCTGAATACCAAACCGAACCTAAACAAGATAGACGCCCAGAGGCTCACCAAAAGTACATCGATATTCAATATTTGGCTTCAGGTGAAGAGATAATTGGCTGCAGCTTATTGTCAGATCAGTGTATAGTGCTTCAAGACGAACTAAAGGAAAAAGATCTTATTTTTTATAAAGAGATCATGGAAGAAACCGATATGGTATTAGAGCCAGGAACCTATGCCGTACTCTTTCCTAATGATGTACATCGTCCTTGTTGCATGAGAAGGACCGCACAAACAGTAAAAAAGGTAGTCATTAAAATTGCAATTTCTCAATTATAAAAGAAGAGAACTCCACATCAGAATGGCAGCTGCTTGTGGAGTTCTTTTTTTACGGAATCAGAAAGTATAACACTTTCTTGATTCCAAGTAAGAACGACTAAGGCTTCTGCCTGCGTCCGAGGACTTGGCACAAGCCAAGTCTTTTCTTATACATTCTATAGAATACATTCAAAGGAGAATACTATAATATATATAATACAGACTATTTACAGTAGTAAAAAAGTAGTCTATTATGTAGTATTAGAAGTGCATTTTATCCGATGACTAAACCTGCTCTAAGACCCCCATTCTAATAAGTGGGAGTTAAGAGTCCTTGGATTCAGTTGTAGGTAAAACTCCATCTGAATCAAGTCTTCTTTATAAATGGTACATGTCTAAAGAAAGGACACTTGATGGTGCCGTTGTTCAGGGCATAACTTTTAAATTATACAAAAAGTAAGGAGAGAAAGATGGAAATAAAATCAATTAAAAAATTGAAATTATATGGATTTAATAACTTAACCAAGACGCTTAGCTTTAATATGTATGATATTTGTTATGCCAGAAGTCCAGAACATCGTCAAGCTTACATTGAATACATCGATGAAGAATATAATGCAGAACGGCTTACCAATATTTTAACAGAAGTCGCCAATATGATTGGAGCTAATATCTTAAACATTGCCAAACAGGATTATGACCCCCAAGGTGCTAGTGTAACCATGCTCATTTCCGAGGGTAAAATTGCCGCTGATGAGCTGGAAGAAAACGAACTATCAGATCCTCAGTCCGATGCAGTTGTTGCACATTTGGATAAAAGTCATATTACTGTACACACATATCCGGAAAGTCACCCAGATAAAGGGATTAGCACTTTTCGTGCCGATATTGATGTTTCTACTTGCGGAGAAATCTCTCCTCTGAAGGCATTAAACTATCTAATTAATAGTTTTAGCTCTGACATTGCGATTATTGATTATCGAGTACGAGGTTTTACTCGTGATGTCAGTGGTAAAAAATTCTATATTGATCATAAAATTAATTCTATCCAAAATTATATTGCACCCGATACGCGTGAGTTATATCAAATGCTAGATGTGAATGTATATCAGGAAAATATCTTCCACACAAAAATGATTCTCAAAGAATTTGATTTAGATAATTACTTGTTTGGTACAGCAAAAGGGGAACTTTTGCCAGGGGAAAAGAAAAAAATAAAACAACGTTTGAAAAAAGAAATGTCTGAAATTTATGCTGGTCGCAACATTCCTAAAGTAAAATAAAAAAACTTAAAAAATGAACCACAAAAACACGATACCGCTTTCGCGGTACACAAAGAGGAGGCAAATATGCTGGTGTCCACTCCTTTGTGTCCTTTGTGTCTTTGTGGTTCATTTTCAACTATAACAACTCAATAAATTTCTGTGCTGCAATTGGAACTGGTAAACAATCATACGTTATAATCCCTAATTCACGCTTCGGTATCTCTGTAGTGAGGGTGAG
This window encodes:
- a CDS encoding PAS domain S-box protein; translation: MNDSPRKFSIEEPIPPWQRVHDFKSLAENSPDAIIRFDRNLCFIYANPAIKIITGILAENLIGTKLSDLGLSSHYYQLWKTEINKVFKSKKSLSFQSDFKTLHKRTMYYHALLVPELGADGSVEYVLCTLRNITDLKKAEQSLKKNQDRTQILLNSIPDTLFVLDRNGFILDYQESKNTFPFFPPINLQNRNIKDVLPLIASKIMHYFDQAVTTNTMQFFEFQTTVNSITYYCEGRITASNENDFVLIIRDISELKQMQQHLTRFDRLHLVGEMAASIGHEIRNPMTTVRGFLQMFSKKSAFQNYKELVELMVTEIDDANRIISKFISLAKNKSLTLESHNLNTLISSLLPLLQADAIIANKKISTQLESIPDFEMDDKEISQLILNIARNGLEAMFPRTELVIRTYVEQNRIVLAIKDQGIGISPEDLDKLATPFFTTKEDQLGLGLAICYNIAARHQAEIVFDTSPLGTTFYVKFKLP
- a CDS encoding Nramp family divalent metal transporter yields the protein MLKIVKRFFQEEHGLNQRAREILRYIGPGILVTVGFIDPGNWAANMAAGAEYGYKLLWMVTLSTIMLIVLQHNVAHLGIVTGRCLSEAATEYLRPLVSRTVLLSAVTASVATGLAEILGAAIALNMLFHIPLKVGAIFTALGCGWMLWANSYKRLEKWIMGFVSIIGLAFLFELSLVNINWPEAAIGWVSPVIPEGAMLVVMSVLGAVVMPHNLFLHSEIIQSRQWNLEDEAVIQKQLKYEFADTLFSMCIGWAINSAMILIAAAVFFSNQVQVEELEQAEIMLRPLLGNAAAVVFAIALLFSGISSTITAGMAGGSIFAGMFSEPYDVKDRHSWMGVALTYGLSVLLILFIENPFQGLVYSQMFLSVQLPWTIFLQIYLTSSKQVMGKYANTGLQQIMLWAIGIIVSVLNMMLLWDFIK
- a CDS encoding ECF transporter S component translates to MVYNTRYITKVGILSAIAVILMFFEVPLPMMPSFLKLDASELPAILGAFLLGPIAGVGIELIKNLIHGANSQTMGIGEVANFLVGVSFILPASCLYQRYSSRNGAIIALGVGTISMMFSASLLNYFILLPLYQAVLHFPLEQIISLGTVANPQVVDLKSFITMAIAPFNLIKGIVISIFTMMIYKKIFPVLCER
- a CDS encoding YitT family protein; amino-acid sequence: MRYKIYQYLSVGVGCLLSAVAINSFLVPHHLLSGGVSGIAIILYYLFKFPIGVQILVMNIPLVYAAYRLLGKEYTIKTLYGTALFSFFVDATGYLANFTVVDDPILSAITGGIITGIGSGLIFKANGSGGGLDIVSSIIKKYYSMNVGAASFSINCVIMLIAAILFGIKLAILTLISMFIAANITDNVVEGINRKKTVYIVSYKTDEILKAILKEVGRGATILRGEGAFTRQDKQVIFVVVTLTQIGQIKLLVQESDPNAFMIVQDAVEVMGRGFTLPSTKQL
- a CDS encoding DUF4870 domain-containing protein gives rise to the protein MNGITGEQKLLAILAHISYFLGGLGFIIAPLVIFLLKKNDPFVYEHAKQSLVAHLAILVTSCLVGLLCTLLIGVLLLPIVGILWLILIVTSIMAAVKAFNGESYQYPFIQGFINKL
- a CDS encoding Rossmann-like and DUF2520 domain-containing protein, coding for MNKPKVLIVGAGKVGSVLARALYSQGYELVGIASRTLDSARELAKQFGVKAGTEAVDFTKEANIVLLTTPDRYIGKVVEELAKKSGFRPGQVVIHTSGCLPTEILKPAREQGAFIGCMHPLQSFANKELSIEALSGVYFALSGHDEVIVAGKKIVEDLGGNGFVMLDKDRALYHAGACIVSNYTVSLIHWASQLYSSFGLSREEASKALLPLLQGTVNQIKELGPTEALTGPISRGDSITIEAHLQVLENDEEKKLYQNLGLYTLGVALEKGTIDQMQSNSMTELLKMKLKEKEDEQQ
- the panB gene encoding 3-methyl-2-oxobutanoate hydroxymethyltransferase encodes the protein MSSNKRITTTVIQERKVAGKAITMLTAYDFSMAKFLDDAEVDMLLVGDSLGNVVLGYDSTLPVTMEDMIHHGKAVCRGAKRAMVVVDMPFMSYQVSTEQAVTNAGRIMKETGAQAVKLEGGQEVADAVKAIVRAGIPVVGHLGLTPQSVHSLGGFKVQGKEEKGAQKLLDDAKRLEESGAFAVVLECVPALLAQKVTDSIVIPTIGIGAGVYCDGQVLVTNDLLGLFPGFTPKFAKQYTNLHIQLAQAIAEYRKEVEERAFPGAEHSFKISDEVLEKLY
- the panC gene encoding pantoate--beta-alanine ligase, which gives rise to MKIISDIQEMQFFVRQAKEKGMSIGLVPTMGSLHEGHLTLMRQAKKSCDIVVASIFVNPTQFGPTEDFAKYPRDLSGDSQQAAKAGVDVIFHPQPEEMYPAGYSSFIEINGITQKLCGLSRPGHFRGVATVVTKLFNIIQPDKAFFGQKDAQQVLVLKRMVADLNMSVTLEVVPIVREEDGLAMSSRNAFLSPEERKAALVLSQSLQLAQKLVDQGQVNARNIKEQVILKIQKEKLAQIDYVEVYSYPQLENLDVIRDKALLALAVRIGNTRLIDNTILEG
- the panD gene encoding aspartate 1-decarboxylase — protein: MFITCLKAKLHCATVTEANLNYMGSITIDESLLKASGILPNEKVQIVNNNNGNRFETYVITGAKDSGVICLNGAAARLVQPGDKVIIIAYAMMTNEEAKDFTPTVVMVDEKNQVKEIRSKETHGQIE
- a CDS encoding YhcH/YjgK/YiaL family protein translates to MIYGQLKNLEQEKSAFSPVLQKALLYLKNTDLAKLTIGRHDIEGDTIFALVSEYQTEPKQDRRPEAHQKYIDIQYLASGEEIIGCSLLSDQCIVLQDELKEKDLIFYKEIMEETDMVLEPGTYAVLFPNDVHRPCCMRRTAQTVKKVVIKIAISQL
- the speD gene encoding adenosylmethionine decarboxylase, which encodes MEIKSIKKLKLYGFNNLTKTLSFNMYDICYARSPEHRQAYIEYIDEEYNAERLTNILTEVANMIGANILNIAKQDYDPQGASVTMLISEGKIAADELEENELSDPQSDAVVAHLDKSHITVHTYPESHPDKGISTFRADIDVSTCGEISPLKALNYLINSFSSDIAIIDYRVRGFTRDVSGKKFYIDHKINSIQNYIAPDTRELYQMLDVNVYQENIFHTKMILKEFDLDNYLFGTAKGELLPGEKKKIKQRLKKEMSEIYAGRNIPKVK